AAATCGATGTAGTACATTTGTAACAAAAAAATAAATATTTGTTCAAATAATAACGTTTTGTTTTTCAATTTTAAACAATTCGATTTTAAAACTTAATAAAATGTACGGCAAGATCCAACAACACTTACAGTCAGAACTTCAAACTATTGAAGAAAACGGAATTTTTAAAAAAGAAAGAATTATTACTTCTTCACAAGGTGCAGAAATCACCATTTCAACTGGTGAAACAGTTCTGAATTTTTGTGCCAATAATTATTTAGGATTGTCTTCACATCCTGAAGTTATTCAAGCGGCAAAAGATGCGATGGATTCGCATGGTTTTGGAATGTCATCTGTTCGTTTTATTTGTGGAACTCAAGATATTCATAAAACATTAGAAAAAAAGATAGCAGATTTCTATGGCACAGAAGACACTATATTATATGCTGCGGCTTTTGATGCCAATGGAGGAGTGTTTGAGCCTTTGTTTGGAGAAAATGACGCAATTATATCAGACAGTTTGAATCATGCCTCTATAATTGATGGTGTTCGTTTGTGTAAAGCTGCGCGTTATCGTTATGAAAATAGTAATATGGAAGAGTTAGAGAAACAATTGATTAAAGCAAATGAATCAGGAGCTCGTTTTAAAATAATAGTTACTGATGGAGTATTCTCTATGGATGGGGTAGTAGCGCCATTAGATAAAATATGTGATTTAGCAGATAAATATGATGCTTTGGTTATGGTAGATGAATGTCATGCTGCTGGATTTATTGGCGCCACAGGAAAAGGAACGCTGGAGGCCAAAGGGGTTATGGGGCGTGTAGATATTATCACGGGGACTTTGGGAAAGGCTTTAGGAGGTGCAATGGGAGGATATACAACAGCGAAAAAAGAAATAATTGAATTGCTACGTCAGCGTTCTAGGCCCTATTTGTTTTCAAATTCATTGGCACCAGCTATTGTTGGGGCATCAATAAAGGTTTTTGAATTGTTGGAAAAGGACACTGCTTTGAGAGATCAATTAGAATGGAATACTAATTATTTTAAAGCAGGAATGAAAAAAGCTGGTTTTGATATAGTAGAAGGGGATTCGGCAATAGTGCCTGTAATGCTATATGATGCAAAATTAGCTCAAACGATGGCTAATGAGTTATTAAAAGAAGGAGTTTATGTAATTGGATTCTTTTTTCCAGTAGTTCCCAAGGATAAAGCGAGGATAAGAGTGCAGTTGTCCGCGGCTCACACAAAAGAACATTTGGATAAAACAATAAATGCTTTTGTTACTGTTGGTAAGAGACTTGCTGTAATATAATTGTTAAATTTTATGTTTACAGAGTGTTTTATTTAACAAATTATTTTGATGTTACAGAAAATCGTTCTACTTTTGTCTCAAATTAACTAATTGTAATTAAAATAACAAAGTATGAAACATCTTAACAAACTTTTAGTTGCTGTAACGATGGTGATGGGATTAAGCTCTCAAGCACAGGACAGTAACAATAAATGGGCTGTCGGTTTTGGAGTAAACGCGATTGACTATAGATCTAGTGCTGGTGATGGCTTTCCAAGTCAATTTGATCAGCCATTTAAAGTAAGCGATAACTGGAATATTCTTCCTTCAGTTTCTTATATCAACGTTTCTAGATACGTAGGTAGTGGTTTTATCGTTGGACTTACAGGGTCAATTAATCAAATAGATAAATTTGTTACAGTTCCCAACGTTGTTGTGAATCCTGGAGATTTAATGTACTATGGTATTGATGCTACAGTTACATATAGTTTCATGGAGTTAATTAAGTCTAAAGTATTAGAACCTACATTAAGTGTTGGTGGTGGTTATACTTTCTTAGGAGACGAAAGTTACGGAACAGTTAATCCAGGAGTTGGATTAAATATTTGGTTTACTGAAAACGTAGGTCTTTCATTATTAGGAACTTATAAAGCGTCTTTTGGAGACAGAACATATGATGGTACTCAAACGCCAGATGCTCCATCTTACACTCAATATTCTGCGGGTCTTACTTTCAAGTTTGGTGCTAAAGATACTGATGGAGACGGAATCTATGATAAAGATGATGCTTGTCCAGACGTTGCAGGTTTAAAACAATTCAATGGTTGTCCTGATACAGATGCTGATGGTATCGAAGATTCTAAAGACAAATGTCCTACAACTGCAGGTACAGCAGAATTCCAAGGTTGTGCTGATACAGATGGTGACGGTGTAGCTGATCCTGATGACGCATGTCCTTCAGTTGCTGGTTTGAAACAATTCAAAGGTTGTCCTGATACTGATGGAGATGGTGTAACAGATGCTTCTGATAAATGTCCTACAGTAGCTGGTCCTGCTTCAAATGGTGGATGTCCTGAATTGGATTCTGATAAAGATGGTGTAATTGACAAAGAAGATGCTTGTCCTACAGTACCTGGTCCTGCAAGTAACAAAGGATGTCCAGAAGTAACTGAACAAGTTTTACAAGATCTTAAAGTACAAGCAAGAGCTGTATACTTCGTAAGTGGTAAAGCTGTTTTAGCTACTGCAGATAAAGGAGCTACAGATGGTAGATTAGAAGCGATTAAAGAAATCCTTAAAAACTACCCTAACGCTAAATTTGCTATCGAAGGACATACTGATAATACAGGTAGTGCTAAAATAAATCAAAAACTTTCTGAAGATAGAGCTAAAGTTGTTATGGATAAGTTAATTGAAAAAGGTGTAAACCCTGCTAATTTAACTTCAGCTGGTTATGGTTCAACTAAACCAGTAGCTTCTAACAAAACTAAAGAAGGTAAAGCACTTAACAGAAGAACAGAAATTAGACACATAGGTACAGTATACGAAGGTAAATTGTAATCAAGTCTCTAAATAATTTTAAAAAGCCATTCTTAATTGAATGGCTTTTTTTATATTTATAAAATGACAAATATTTCTTTTTTAAATAAAATAGCAACTGTAATTCTATCAGATTATAATAATGTACTAACTGAAACAGTTATTGTTTTACCTAATAAACGAGCAAAAATATTTCTTGTTGAAGCATTAAAAAATCAAACTGATGAGAATATATTTTCTCCAGAAATTATAAGTATTGAAGATTTTGTTCAAAATATTGCTGGGATAAGAGCAATTGATCCTATAGAACTGCTTTTTGAGTTTTATGAGGTCTATTTATCTATCACTGAAAAAAAGAATCAGCAATCTTTTGAAATTTTTGCCAATTGGGCAAAGACACTTCTTCAAGATTTTAATGAAATTGATCGTTACTTATTAGATCCAGATCATGTTTTATCCTACTTAAAGGATATTGAAGATATTAAGAAATGGGGAATTGAAGTCGAAAACAAAACACAATTACTAGAAAATTACATTGATTTTTGGAAATTATTACCGAATTATTACCAATCATTATACGAACATTTATTAAAAAAAGGAATTGGATATCAAGGTTTAATTTATCGGGAAGCAGTAAAAAATATTAATCATTTTTCTAAATCAATAGAAAAAAAACAGTTCGTTTTTGCAGGATTTAATGCCTTGAACGCTTCTGAAGAAAAAATAATTCAGCTTCTTATTGCCTCAGGTCAGGCTAAAATATATTGGGATGCGGATCAAACATTTTTAAATGATCCCTATCATGATGCAGGTTTGTTTTTGAGACGTTTCAAAGAAAGTTGGAAACATTATAAATCGCATCCGTTTGAATGGATAGTTGATGAATTCTCAGCTGTTAAAAACATTCAAGTCATTGGTACGCCAAAAACTATAGGTCAAGCCAAAATAGCTGGGAGTATTATAGAAAATATTACGGTTAAAAATCCAAACGCTTCATTAGATAAAGTTGCTGTTGTTTTGGGGGAAGAGAATTTGTTGATTCCACTATTATATTCTTTGCCAAATACTGTTGGTGCTTTGAATATTACAATGGGATATTCCAGTAAAAATAACCCAGCCCAAATATTAATTGCCAAATTATTTAAAATGCACACCAATGCATTGTCTAGAAGTAATAGTAGTTATGTATTTTACTATAAAGATGTGTTGGATGTATTAACACATCCATTAATTGAACCGTATGCAAATACAAGCGCTCTGGTTGGAATCATAAATAAAAACAACTATACTTTTATTAGCCATCATAAATTATTAGAACTAAATGATCCTGTCAGTGATTTATTCTTACTAGTGTTTCAAAAGTGGGAGAAAGGGTCTGTTGAAGTTTTAGAAATAATTTCAAGTTTATTATTGAAGGTTAAGAATAATTTGAGCAATGAAAATGAGGAAGAAAAAATAACGAAAGCTTTTGTCTATGCCATTTTCAAAGTAATTAATAAACTCATTAATTATTATTCGCAACACAAGGAAATTGATACAATAGATACACTTTATGCGATTTACAAACAAGTAATTGATTTGGCAGAAGTTTCGTTTGAAGGAGAGCCTTTGAATGGACTTCAAATTATGGGAGTTCTTGAAAGCAGAGTATTGGATTTCGAAACTGTAATAATTACTTCTATGAATGAAGGGAAGTTTCCAGCGGGGAAATCTCAAAATTCGTTTATTCCTTATGATGTGAAGCGCGAATTAGGCTTGCCTACTTTTAAAGAGAAAGATGCCATCTATACGTATCACTTTTATCATTTACTGCAACGTGCCAAGAATATTTATTTGCTTTATAATACCGAGAGTGATGGATTAGACGCAGGAGAAAAAAGCCGTTTTATTACCCAATTGGAAGTTGAGAAACAGCGAAATCATAATTTAACTCATGAAATTTACAATGCAGTTTTGCCAGATACAGCTTATTCACC
The Flavobacterium sp. 5 DNA segment above includes these coding regions:
- the kbl gene encoding glycine C-acetyltransferase; protein product: MYGKIQQHLQSELQTIEENGIFKKERIITSSQGAEITISTGETVLNFCANNYLGLSSHPEVIQAAKDAMDSHGFGMSSVRFICGTQDIHKTLEKKIADFYGTEDTILYAAAFDANGGVFEPLFGENDAIISDSLNHASIIDGVRLCKAARYRYENSNMEELEKQLIKANESGARFKIIVTDGVFSMDGVVAPLDKICDLADKYDALVMVDECHAAGFIGATGKGTLEAKGVMGRVDIITGTLGKALGGAMGGYTTAKKEIIELLRQRSRPYLFSNSLAPAIVGASIKVFELLEKDTALRDQLEWNTNYFKAGMKKAGFDIVEGDSAIVPVMLYDAKLAQTMANELLKEGVYVIGFFFPVVPKDKARIRVQLSAAHTKEHLDKTINAFVTVGKRLAVI
- a CDS encoding OmpA family protein, which codes for MKHLNKLLVAVTMVMGLSSQAQDSNNKWAVGFGVNAIDYRSSAGDGFPSQFDQPFKVSDNWNILPSVSYINVSRYVGSGFIVGLTGSINQIDKFVTVPNVVVNPGDLMYYGIDATVTYSFMELIKSKVLEPTLSVGGGYTFLGDESYGTVNPGVGLNIWFTENVGLSLLGTYKASFGDRTYDGTQTPDAPSYTQYSAGLTFKFGAKDTDGDGIYDKDDACPDVAGLKQFNGCPDTDADGIEDSKDKCPTTAGTAEFQGCADTDGDGVADPDDACPSVAGLKQFKGCPDTDGDGVTDASDKCPTVAGPASNGGCPELDSDKDGVIDKEDACPTVPGPASNKGCPEVTEQVLQDLKVQARAVYFVSGKAVLATADKGATDGRLEAIKEILKNYPNAKFAIEGHTDNTGSAKINQKLSEDRAKVVMDKLIEKGVNPANLTSAGYGSTKPVASNKTKEGKALNRRTEIRHIGTVYEGKL
- a CDS encoding PD-(D/E)XK nuclease family protein, giving the protein MTNISFLNKIATVILSDYNNVLTETVIVLPNKRAKIFLVEALKNQTDENIFSPEIISIEDFVQNIAGIRAIDPIELLFEFYEVYLSITEKKNQQSFEIFANWAKTLLQDFNEIDRYLLDPDHVLSYLKDIEDIKKWGIEVENKTQLLENYIDFWKLLPNYYQSLYEHLLKKGIGYQGLIYREAVKNINHFSKSIEKKQFVFAGFNALNASEEKIIQLLIASGQAKIYWDADQTFLNDPYHDAGLFLRRFKESWKHYKSHPFEWIVDEFSAVKNIQVIGTPKTIGQAKIAGSIIENITVKNPNASLDKVAVVLGEENLLIPLLYSLPNTVGALNITMGYSSKNNPAQILIAKLFKMHTNALSRSNSSYVFYYKDVLDVLTHPLIEPYANTSALVGIINKNNYTFISHHKLLELNDPVSDLFLLVFQKWEKGSVEVLEIISSLLLKVKNNLSNENEEEKITKAFVYAIFKVINKLINYYSQHKEIDTIDTLYAIYKQVIDLAEVSFEGEPLNGLQIMGVLESRVLDFETVIITSMNEGKFPAGKSQNSFIPYDVKRELGLPTFKEKDAIYTYHFYHLLQRAKNIYLLYNTESDGLDAGEKSRFITQLEVEKQRNHNLTHEIYNAVLPDTAYSPMVIPKSEKVMLRLKEIAEKGFSPSALTSYIRNPIQFYFQKILRISEVEEVEENIALNTLGTIIHETLRVLYEPFVGKFISEFDIQNCIKRIDSEVLIQFKLVYKEGEIKKGRNLLAFEVAKRNVLNFLKVELENIKNGDAIKIVELEKTFERIVEHPSLPFPVLIKGNVDRIEERNGIVRIIDYKTGKVEKASVTLKSWKGLTDDIKSDKIIQVLAYAYMYEQHAKGKPIEAGIISFKNLKSGFLPFNLKEEKESVAIINNEIQSSYLEQIVLLLNEILDETIPFEEKIL